The following proteins come from a genomic window of Sesamum indicum cultivar Zhongzhi No. 13 linkage group LG10, S_indicum_v1.0, whole genome shotgun sequence:
- the LOC105172400 gene encoding putative pectinesterase/pectinesterase inhibitor 22, which translates to MAFVNLLLLFTLLSSFHSLSHGIDQNQTLEPMIIKACDRIQNQASCFLNLQFQIKSYGRRSPDSVLRAALQHTLNEASSASEALTKFTTLSISPREQMAIDDCKELLDFSVSELAWSVDEMNRIHAGLKSPHSEGNLKAWLSAALSNQDTCLEGFEGTDRRLEHFIRGSLSQVNQLIGNVLTLYTQMHSLPFRPPRNNSTAADNENRNKGFPQWMTEGDKELLVSSQNGMHVDAVVAVDGSGQYRSIAQAIYEAPSYSNRRYVIYVKKGVYKENIDMKKKKTNIMLVGDGIGQTIVTGNRNFMQGWTTFRTATVAVSGKGFLARDITFRNTAGPESHQGVALRVDSDQSAFYRCSMEGYQDTLYAHSLRQFYRECSISGTIDFIFGNGAAVLQNCKIYTRQPLPLQKVTITAQGRKDPHQSTGFTIQDSYIYATRPTYLGRPWKQYSRTVFLNTYMSSMVQPRGWLEWYGDFALSTLWYGEYRNYGPGASVSGRVRWPGYHIIHDASTASFFTVGRFLDGMSWLPATGVKFTAGLTN; encoded by the exons tcttgaatttgcaGTTCCAGATCAAAAGTTATGGCCGTCGTAGTCCTGACTCTGTCCTTAGGGCTGCCCTCCAGCACACGCTCAACGAAGCATCGTCCGCCAGCGAGGCGCTCACAAAATTCACCACCTTATCCATTAGCCCCCGCGAGCAGATGGCCATCGACGACTGCAAGGAACTACTCGATTTCTCGGTATCCGAGCTGGCCTGGTCCGTGGACGAAATGAACAGGATTCATGCCGGGCTCAAGAGCCCTCACTCGGAGGGAAACCTGAAGGCCTGGCTGAGTGCTGCTCTAAGCAACCAAGATACTTGCCTTGAAGGCTTCGAGGGCACCGACAGGCGACTCGAGCACTTCATAAGGGGAAGTCTATCACAAGTGAATCAACTCATAGGCAATGTGCTGACTCTCTACACGCAAATGCACAGTCTACCTTTCAGACCACCAAGAAACAACAGCACCGCGGCCGACAACGAAAATAGAAACAAGGGATTCCCGCAGTGGATGACGGAGGGAGACAAGGAGCTTCTTGTTTCTAGTCAGAACGGGATGCATGTGGACGCGGTGGTGGCGGTGGACGGAAGCGGGCAATATCGGTCGATAGCGCAGGCGATATACGAGGCGCCGAGTTATAGTAACAGGAGATATGTGATATACGTGAAGAAGGGAGTTTACAAGGAGAACATAGacatgaagaagaagaagactaATATCATGCTGGTGGGCGACGGTATAGGGCAGACCATTGTTACTGGTAACCGCAATTTCATGCAAGGATGGACCACATTTCGCACAGCTACAGTTG CTGTTTCGGGCAAGGGATTCTTAGCAAGGGACATCACATTCCGCAACACCGCCGGGCCCGAAAGCCACCAGGGAGTGGCCCTCCGTGTCGACTCCGACCAATCAGCCTTCTACCGCTGCAGCATGGAAGGCTACCAAGACACTCTCTACGCTCACTCCCTCCGCCAATTCTACAGGGAATGCAGTATCTCCGGCACCATCGACTTCATCTTCGGCAACGGCGCCGCCGTCCTCCAGAACTGCAAGATCTACACAAGGCAGCCACTGCCGCTGCAGAAAGTCACCATCACGGCCCAGGGCAGGAAAGACCCTCATCAGAGCACCGGATTTACTATCCAGGACAGCTACATTTACGCCACCAGGCCGACGTATTTGGGCAGGCCCTGGAAACAGTACTCAAGAACAGTGTTCTTGAACACTTACATGAGTTCGATGGTGCAGCCCAGAGGGTGGCTGGAGTGGTATGGAGATTTTGCTTTGAGCACGCTTTGGTATGGTGAGTACAGGAATTACGGGCCCGGAGCGTCGGTTTCCGGCAGGGTTAGGTGGCCTGGTTATCATATAATCCACGATGCCTCCACCGCCAGTTTCTTCACCGTTGGCCGTTTTCTTGATGGAATGTCTTGGCTTCCGGCAACCGGCGTTAAGTTCACCGCCGGTTTGACGAATTAA